TAAATATCCTTAATGGCTGTATTAGGGAGCTGTTTTACAAATGGATGCCAATTTTCGCCATTATTGAAAGAAACATATAATCCGTTTTCGGTACCCACGTATATAATCTGTTCGTTTTTAGGGTCTTCTTTAACCACCAAAACACGTTCGTTGGGTAAATCGGTACGAATATCCGTCCACGTTTTTCCATAATCGTGCGTTAAAAAAAGAAAGGGCTGATTTCCATTATTTTCATCATAAAATGCTACTATTGCTTTCTCACGACGGTGTTTGGAAGCCACAATACTTGAAACTCGCAAAGGTTTGGGGAAGGCATTGTATATCAATTGCCAAGAAACTCCTCCATTTTTACTAATACGTACCATACCATCATCACTTCCAGTATAGATAAGCCCAAAAAGAAAAGGAGATTCGGCAATAGCAGTAAGGGTTCCGTAGGCTTTGTTGCCTTTTTTGTCACCATTGGTCAAATCCTCTGAAATGGTACGCCAATTTTTACCTGCATCCATAGAAATATGTAACTTATTACTTCCTAAATAGATAATATCTTTATTTTGAGAAGATATAAGCATTGGAGCAGTTTTATTAAAGCGTAGAGGAGCTTTGTCTTCAAAAGCGTATGGCACATCAAAACGAGCAGTTGTATTTTTTGAGGTGTTAAGCCCAACAAAGCTACCGTATTTTTCTCCAACATAGACTTGAGCTTCGGCAGCAACTATCTGATTTCCTGAAGGATGTATTTTATGCCATACCTCATCATTAGCCCCCATAACTCCTTGATTTGTTGCCAAATACAACGTATTATTAGTCTCATCATACGCTATTTTATGGGCAGAAACGGACTGAGTCATATGTTTCAAAATCCAACTTTTGCCTGAATCAAAAGAAACCGAAAGCCCCTTATTGGTCGCTACATAAACAATATGGTGATGCACTGGATGATACTTTATTTTCAGGTATTTATCTTGTAAAGTAACGGCACTAGTATTAGCCCAAGTACTCCCTCCGTCCTCGGATTTGAGTAGGGCAAATCCTCCCACAAATATTTCTTCCGCATTTTTAGGATTTACGGCAATATTAGCAAAATCTTCGCCACTTTGATAGAATAAATCATCTAATGGTAATTGATGTGTTTTTTGCCACGTTTTGCCTCCATCTTTAGTTACATATACCTCTGCGCCAATCACTTCTTGAGGTTTAAGTGCTAAATAATTCAGGAGTCGTGCAGGTGAAGTTACCCCAGAGGCAATCATCTGTTTTAAATTATTTGCCGAATACATTTGGTGCCATCCCATACGATGCAAATAAGCATCTAACTTTTGATTATCTATTTGCAAGAACTCGGTTTCATTCATTTTTTCAAAATCAATATTCGACAGATGAATGTTTTGCACCTTTTCTACACTCTGACTGGTTTTTCTGGTTCTTGAAGCCCGATTGTCCACCACGGCATAAACCCTATTTTTATCGAATACGGCAAGTCCTATCTTACCAATATGTTCTTGACTGGCAAATCCGTTATTGATGGTTATTTTCTTCCAAGAACGTCCGCCATCTTCACTTTTATAGACACTACTTTGTTTACCAAAAGGTTCTGACTGCCATTGCGAATTATTCATTTGCCAAGCCGTAGCATATAGCACATTAGCATCTTCAGTACGTACAATCTGATGAATACCAGTACGAGTACCTACAAAAAGTTTTTGTTGCCAAGTTTTACCACCATCGGTAGTTTGAAAAATCCCTGTTTTTTCGTCTGCGGCAAAGCCATTACCTTGTACTCCTACCAAAACCTCTTGAGGATTTGACGGATTTATGGTAATACAAGAAATATTTTGCATTGATGACAATCCACTAAATGACCACGTTTTCCCTTTATCCTCCGAACGGAAAAGCCCGTAGGGTGTCGCTGCCCAAATCAGTTGATTTTTCCAATCAACTGCCGCCGCCAGAATTTGTTGTGTAGGCTGATGGTCAAAAAGCGATGCAAAAGAAACTCCAGCATCGGTAGTAAGCCAAATCCCTCCTTGCTTGGGTAATATCATCATTTCAGAAGCCTGATACGGATTCACATAAAAATCTTCGATACAATTACCCAAAGAAGCAATTTGCACTTTTTCAAAAGGAATTTCACGAACCCAAGAGTTTTCCCTCAATTCCTCTCTCTGTCGAACAGATAATGAAATGGTTTCTTGTGCAAAAGCAACATTTCCGAGCAAAAGACCAAACAAAATAAATCTTTTCATAACTCGCCGTTTTTTAATTTATAGTATATAATCGGTATTCACAAAATTAGAAACTCCTGTACGTAACAGATTTTCAATTATTTCGTTGTTATATGAATTATCTTTTGAAGCTACAAAAGTTCGAATTGAAAAAGAGCGTAACGCATCGTGAACACTCAAAGTACTTACCGCCGAATCTTTTCTCCCTGTAAATGGAAAAACATCAGGACCTCGCTGGCATAAACTATTGAGGTTCACACGGCAAACCAAATTTACTAAATTATCAATAAGTGGTGAAAGTTCGTAAACGTCTTTACCAAATAAACTGACCTGTTGCCCATACTTTGAATTTGAAATTTCATCAATCACCTCGTCGGTTTGTGTAAAGGTTTTTATAGGGACTACTGGTCCGAATTGCTCTTCGTGATATACCCGCATATCGGTGGTTATTGGGGAAAGAACAGCTGGAAATATAAAATTTTCAGTACGAATTCCGCCCTTTTCGTTCTTAATTTCAGCACCTTTTGCTATGGCATCTTGAATTAACTCTTGAATATAAGCTGGTTTTTCCTTTTCAGGAAGAGGCGTTAGTTTTACGCCATCTTCCCACGGATTTCCGAATTTTAATTCATCCACACGTTTTGAAAATCTTCTGATGAATTCCTTTTCAATACTTTTGTGTACATAAATAATTTTTAGCGCTGTACATCGCTGCCCATTGAAGGACAAAGCTCCTTGTACACACTCTTCAATAGCTACATCCAAATCGGCATCGGGCAGTACAATTGCCGGATTTTTAGCCTCCAAGCCCAAAACCAAACGCAATCGGTTTTTGTTAGGATGTTGATCTTGTAGTGCTATTGCCGATTTGCTATTGCCGATAAGCGCCAACACATCTATTCTACCACTATTCATCACGGGTGGAGCCACAGTACGTCCTCTTCCGTAAAGAATATTAACCACCCCATTAGGAAAACTATGAGCAAAGGCTTCCAAAAGCGGTGAAAGCAACAATACTCCGTGTTTGGCTGGCTTGAAAATAACCGTATTGCCCATAATCACAGCAGGAATAAGCAAAGCAAAAGTCTCATTAAGCGGATAGTTATAAGGTCCTAAACAAAGTACCACACCTAAAGGACCTCGGCGTATGTGCGCATAAACGCCATCACGCTTTACAAACCGTGAAGAATCACGGTCTAGTTGTTTGTATTCCTCGATGGTGTCGTAAATGTATTCAACGGTTCTGTCGAATTCCTTGCGAGAATCCTCCAAACTTTTACCGATTTCCCACATCATAAGTTTAACCACCTCTTCTCGTTTGGTTTTCATTATTTTAAGGAATTTTTCCATACAAACGATGCGGTCTTTTACCTTCATAGTGGGCCATAACCCCTTACCTTTGTTATAAGCCTCACAGGAAGATTGTAAGGCTTCCAAAGCTTCTTTTTCCCCCATATCTGGTACGCTTCCTAAAAGAGTAGGCTGGTAATTTTCTGTAGCAGAAATAGTTGAATATATTTCGGTCATTTTTCCTTCCCAAGTACGTAATTCTCCATTTATCAGGTATGTATTCTGATTAAAAGGCGTAATTTTAAACGTTTCGGGGATTGATTTGAATGTTTTCATAGATTATTTTAAGTGTTTTATTTTAAACAAAAAAGTAAGATAATGCTCAAAAAAACACATTTAAACGCGTCCCTTTAAAGCATTAAAAACCCAAGCAATGGCAAAAAAGCCGATACCTACAGATGCAAATCCTATGCCAGCACTATCATTATATCGAAATATTCCTAAGGCTATGAGTCCCAAACCTACAATAATCATAATCAGTGTAGCATATCCTAAAACTGTATTTTTATTCATTCCCATTGTTACTAGATTTATTGAGTTAGTTGATTTGTAAATTTGTTAATAGTAACTGCAAATATCGGAATTTTTTGACAAAAGACGTTTTTATAAAATCTGTTTTTGTAATTTAGCCCGAAAAACCTTTAACGAGTAATGGATATCCAATTTAACATCAATGAAGATTTTAATAAGCTTGAAATAAGCGAATTACGCAGGAGATTAGCTAAAGTAAAAGAAGGAGGTGGTAAAAAACGCCTTGAAAAATTGCACCAACAAGGGAAGCTATCCGCTCGTGAACGCATTGAATATCTGTTAGATAAGGATAAAGAACATATCGAGATAGGCGCTTTTGCAGGAGAAGGAATGTATCCCGAACACGGTGGTTGCCCATCGGCTGGGGTGGTGGTTGTAATTGGCTATGTGTCAGG
This genomic window from Capnocytophaga canimorsus contains:
- a CDS encoding WD40/YVTN/BNR-like repeat-containing protein, whose protein sequence is MKRFILFGLLLGNVAFAQETISLSVRQREELRENSWVREIPFEKVQIASLGNCIEDFYVNPYQASEMMILPKQGGIWLTTDAGVSFASLFDHQPTQQILAAAVDWKNQLIWAATPYGLFRSEDKGKTWSFSGLSSMQNISCITINPSNPQEVLVGVQGNGFAADEKTGIFQTTDGGKTWQQKLFVGTRTGIHQIVRTEDANVLYATAWQMNNSQWQSEPFGKQSSVYKSEDGGRSWKKITINNGFASQEHIGKIGLAVFDKNRVYAVVDNRASRTRKTSQSVEKVQNIHLSNIDFEKMNETEFLQIDNQKLDAYLHRMGWHQMYSANNLKQMIASGVTSPARLLNYLALKPQEVIGAEVYVTKDGGKTWQKTHQLPLDDLFYQSGEDFANIAVNPKNAEEIFVGGFALLKSEDGGSTWANTSAVTLQDKYLKIKYHPVHHHIVYVATNKGLSVSFDSGKSWILKHMTQSVSAHKIAYDETNNTLYLATNQGVMGANDEVWHKIHPSGNQIVAAEAQVYVGEKYGSFVGLNTSKNTTARFDVPYAFEDKAPLRFNKTAPMLISSQNKDIIYLGSNKLHISMDAGKNWRTISEDLTNGDKKGNKAYGTLTAIAESPFLFGLIYTGSDDGMVRISKNGGVSWQLIYNAFPKPLRVSSIVASKHRREKAIVAFYDENNGNQPFLFLTHDYGKTWTDIRTDLPNERVLVVKEDPKNEQIIYVGTENGLYVSFNNGENWHPFVKQLPNTAIKDIYIHPKDGTMYVVASGSGVYRTNISLIQSLRAAIVAQDFYPLEEKVTVQYTNSWGNTWSQWAEPVTPTVVFHAFANGSKSVKVKIKKDDVVLQSFTHQANEGFNYITYDLTISDVGKVMYERKLQKLIFTTAVNGKVYLPKGKYTIVFSTENTEEERTLEIL
- a CDS encoding NADP-dependent glyceraldehyde-3-phosphate dehydrogenase, whose translation is MKTFKSIPETFKITPFNQNTYLINGELRTWEGKMTEIYSTISATENYQPTLLGSVPDMGEKEALEALQSSCEAYNKGKGLWPTMKVKDRIVCMEKFLKIMKTKREEVVKLMMWEIGKSLEDSRKEFDRTVEYIYDTIEEYKQLDRDSSRFVKRDGVYAHIRRGPLGVVLCLGPYNYPLNETFALLIPAVIMGNTVIFKPAKHGVLLLSPLLEAFAHSFPNGVVNILYGRGRTVAPPVMNSGRIDVLALIGNSKSAIALQDQHPNKNRLRLVLGLEAKNPAIVLPDADLDVAIEECVQGALSFNGQRCTALKIIYVHKSIEKEFIRRFSKRVDELKFGNPWEDGVKLTPLPEKEKPAYIQELIQDAIAKGAEIKNEKGGIRTENFIFPAVLSPITTDMRVYHEEQFGPVVPIKTFTQTDEVIDEISNSKYGQQVSLFGKDVYELSPLIDNLVNLVCRVNLNSLCQRGPDVFPFTGRKDSAVSTLSVHDALRSFSIRTFVASKDNSYNNEIIENLLRTGVSNFVNTDYIL
- a CDS encoding CAL67264 family membrane protein, which translates into the protein MNKNTVLGYATLIMIIVGLGLIALGIFRYNDSAGIGFASVGIGFFAIAWVFNALKGRV